The sequence below is a genomic window from Micromonospora aurantiaca ATCC 27029.
CGACGCGCCCGCCGGCGCCATCCCCACCAACGACTGGTGGTCGTCGCTGATCTGGAAGCGCAACAACTGCGCCGGCAGCGAGAACCTGCACGCCCACCCGCTGGCGTTCAAGGCCGAGAACAACGGGCTCGGCCTGTCGTACACCACCACCCCGGCCATCAGCGGCACCGCGACCGGCGTCGGCGAGTTCCACTACCCGTACGGCGAGGACGTCCGCGTCGGGATGCCCGGACTGTCCGCGCCGGTCGTCAAGGCCGCCGACTGGAGCGACTGGACGGTCACCGCCGACTGGAGCGACGGCAGCCGCACCATGCGCGCCACCATCGGCCACGGGCTGCCGTTCAGCTACTACACGGTCAGCGGCGGCACCGCGCAGCTCACCGCCACCGCGACGCCCACCGTGTGGCGCAACTCCGGCGCCACCATCGGCTTCACTGTCAACGGCCACGACTACGTCGCGTACGCACCGACCGGCGCGACCTGGACCGTCAACGGCGCCGGCATCAGCTCGACGCTGGCCGGCAAGGGGTACTTCTCGGTCGCGGTGCTGCCCGGCGGCGGCGACCGGGCCGCCCTGGCCGACACCTACGGCCGGTACGCCCACGCCCACGTCACCGGCACCCGGATGAGCTACACGTACGACCCGTCGGCGGGAACGGTGCGCACCACGTACGCGTTCACCACCACGCCCCGCGAGGGCAGCGAGACGAAGACAGTGGTGGCGCTCTACCCGCACCAGTGGCGCAGCCTCACCGGCGCCACCCCGATCACCCCGACGTACGTCTCGGCGCGCGGCGCCATGCGGGTGCTCACCGGCGTGCCGTCGTTCACCACCACGATGCGTTTCACCGGTGTGCTGCCCGAGGTGCCCGCCGTCGGCGACTCCAGCGGCGCGGACCTGGCCACCGTCACCGGCTACCTCAACGCCGAGCAGGGCAACCCGGAGGGCGTCAGCGGCCGGGACACCTACTGGGCGGGCAAGGGACTCGGCCGGGCCGCCCGGATCGCCGAGATCGCCGACCAGCTCGGGCAGACCCCGGTCCGCGACGCGGCGGTGACCGCGATGAAGAACCGGCTGACCAACTGGCTCACCGCCGGCTCGGGCGAGACCAGCCAGCTGTTCTACTACGACCGCAACTGGGGCACGCTGATCGGCTACCCGGCCTCGTACGGCTCCGACGAGGACCTCAACGACCACCACTTCCACTACGGCTACTTCATCGCCGCCGCCGCCACTGTCGCCAAGTTCGACCCGGGCTGGGCCGACGACAGCCGCTACGGCGGCATGATCGACCTGCTCATCCGCGACGCCAACAACTACGACCGCGCCGACAGCCGCTTCCCCTACCTGCGGGACTTCGACATCTACGCCGGGCACGACTGGGCCTCCGGGCTGGCGCCGTTCTTCGCCGGCAACAACCAGGAGTCCTCCTCGGAGGGGATGAACTTCGCCAACGCGCTGATCCAGTGGGGTCAGGCCACCGGCGACACCGCCGTCCGTGACGCCGGGGTCTACCTGTGGACCACGCAGTCGGCGGCCATCTCCGAGTACTGGTTCGACGTGTACGACCAGAACTTCCCGGCCGCGTTCGGGCACAAGACGGTCGGCATGGTGTGGGGCGACGGCGGGGCGTACGCGACCTGGTTCTCCTCCGCGCCGGAGATGATCCAGGGCATCAACATGCTGCCGATCACCGGCGGTCACCTCTACCTGGGCGACCACCCCGAGTACGTCAAGGCCAACTACGCCGAGCTGGTCACCAACAAGGGCGGCCCGCCGACCGTGTGGCAGGACATCATCTGGGAGTTCCTGGCCCTCGGCGACGGCGAGCAGGCGCTGCGCAACTTCCGGGCGAACAGCGGGTTCACCAGCGAGGAAGGTGAGAGCAAGGCGCACACGTTCCACTGGATCCGCAACCTCGCCGCGCTCGGCACCGTGGACACCACGGTCACCGCGAACCACCCGCTGGCGAAGGTGTTCGTCAAGAACGGCGCCCGCACCTACGTGGCGTCGAACATCACCGCCCGGCCGCTCACAGTCACGTTCTCCAACGGCACCACGCTCACCGTGCCGGCCGGGAGGACGGCCACCTCCGGGGCGTACGCGTGGAGCGGCGGCGACGCCACCGGCGGCGTGACCGTGCCGACCGGTCCGCCGCCGACCTCGACGCCGACGCCGACCCCGACGACCGCCAGTCCGACGCCGACCACGGCCAGCCCGACGCCGACGCCGACGCCGACCACCGCCAGCCCCACTCCGAGTACCGGCACCCCGCTGACACCGGTCCGCTACCTGCGTACGGGCGGCGGGCTGGACGGCAGCGCCGGCACCGCCGGCACGGTGAACGTGGCGGCGGCGAACGGCAACTCCGACGGCACACCGGCCAACCCGCAGGTGTTCACCGCCACCGGGCTGACCGGCACGTACACCGGCGGGGCGACCGCCTTCGACCTGGCCGTCGACGCGGGGACCG
It includes:
- a CDS encoding glycosyl hydrolase, giving the protein MNLLRDFSPDPVPPTAPVPSPARRRGLRATALVAASVLAAGLLGAVAGGGGTATAGAVGAGSYTETLPPGAQLPKGCGAISTNPRIFTTPDAPAGAIPTNDWWSSLIWKRNNCAGSENLHAHPLAFKAENNGLGLSYTTTPAISGTATGVGEFHYPYGEDVRVGMPGLSAPVVKAADWSDWTVTADWSDGSRTMRATIGHGLPFSYYTVSGGTAQLTATATPTVWRNSGATIGFTVNGHDYVAYAPTGATWTVNGAGISSTLAGKGYFSVAVLPGGGDRAALADTYGRYAHAHVTGTRMSYTYDPSAGTVRTTYAFTTTPREGSETKTVVALYPHQWRSLTGATPITPTYVSARGAMRVLTGVPSFTTTMRFTGVLPEVPAVGDSSGADLATVTGYLNAEQGNPEGVSGRDTYWAGKGLGRAARIAEIADQLGQTPVRDAAVTAMKNRLTNWLTAGSGETSQLFYYDRNWGTLIGYPASYGSDEDLNDHHFHYGYFIAAAATVAKFDPGWADDSRYGGMIDLLIRDANNYDRADSRFPYLRDFDIYAGHDWASGLAPFFAGNNQESSSEGMNFANALIQWGQATGDTAVRDAGVYLWTTQSAAISEYWFDVYDQNFPAAFGHKTVGMVWGDGGAYATWFSSAPEMIQGINMLPITGGHLYLGDHPEYVKANYAELVTNKGGPPTVWQDIIWEFLALGDGEQALRNFRANSGFTSEEGESKAHTFHWIRNLAALGTVDTTVTANHPLAKVFVKNGARTYVASNITARPLTVTFSNGTTLTVPAGRTATSGAYAWSGGDATGGVTVPTGPPPTSTPTPTPTTASPTPTTASPTPTPTPTTASPTPSTGTPLTPVRYLRTGGGLDGSAGTAGTVNVAAANGNSDGTPANPQVFTATGLTGTYTGGATAFDLAVDAGTAIGNGVQIRVSYDLTGNGSVERVETYRYFATDPIPVAERYRQTQGLLSATGTLGNLSGGTVRVEVWNAIGGAPTILGVGNASTVTLPYGS